In the Euphorbia lathyris chromosome 5, ddEupLath1.1, whole genome shotgun sequence genome, one interval contains:
- the LOC136228560 gene encoding probable mannitol dehydrogenase encodes MAALSPEKEHPKEAVGWAARDSSGVLSPFKFSRRATGEKDVSFKVLYCGMCHSDLHMVKNEWGSSMYPMVPGHEIVGVVTEVGSKVENFKVGDKVGVGCMVGSCHSCQNCSSNLENYCPQMILTYSSKYYDGTLTYGGYSDIMVTDEHFIVHIPDNLPLDVTAPLLCAGITVYSPMKYYGLDKPGMNVGVVGLGGLGHMAVKFAKAMGLKVTVISTSPNKKEEVIQNLGADSFLVSRDPDQMKAAMGTMDGIMDTVSAMHPLMPLLDLLTPNGKLVLLGAPEKPLELPAFPLLSKRKMVAGSCIGGMEETQEMINFAAKHGITADIEVIPIDYVNTAMDRLLKADVKYRFVIDVANTLKSSA; translated from the exons ATGGCTGCCTTATCACCGGAGAAAGAACACCCAAAAGAGGCCGTTGGATGGGCTGCCAGAGACTCATCTGGCGTACTATCTCCTTTCAAATTCTCCAGGAG GGCTACAGGAGAGAAAGATGTGTCTTTCAAAGTACTTTACTGCGGAATGTGTCACTCAGACCTTCACATGGTCAAGAACGAATGGGGCTCTTCCATGTATCCTATGGTCCCTGG GCACGAAATTGTGGGAGTAGTGACAGAGGTGGGGAGCAAGGTGGAAAATTTCAAGGTTGGAGACAAAGTAGGCGTGGGCTGCATGGTTGGATCATGCCACTCATGCCAAAACTGCAGCAGCAATCTTGAGAATTACTGCCCACAAATGATTCTCACATACAGTTCAAAGTACTATGATGGAACTCTTACTTATGGAGGATATTCAGACATAATGGTTACGGATGAACACTTCATAGTTCATATCCCAGATAATCTTCCTCTTGATGTTACTGCTCCACTTCTATGCGCTGGGATCACAGTGTATAGCCCCATGAAATATTATGGACTCGACAAGCCAGGTATGAATGTGGGCGTGGTAGGCCTAGGCGGGCTTGGTCATATGGCTGTCAAATTCGCCAAAGCTATGGGTTTGAAAGTGACAGTGATTAGTACATCTCCTAACAAGAAAGAGGAGGTTATTCAGAATCTTGGTGCTGATTCATTTTTGGTCAGCCGTGATCCTGATCAGATGAAGGCAGCAATGGGTACAATGGATGGCATAATGGATACAGTATCAGCAATGCATCCTCTGATGCCTTTGCTAGATTTATTGACACCTAATGGAAAGTTAGTTTTGCTTGGAGCCCCAGAAAAGCCACTTGAACTACCTGCTTTCCCATTGCTCTCAA agagaaagatggTTGCTGGAAGTTGTATTGGAGGAATGGAGGAGACACAAGAGATGATTAATTTTGCAGCCAAACATGGCATCACTGCTGACATTGAGGTTATACCGATTGATTATGTCAATACGGCCATGGATCGCTTGCTGAAGGCTGATGTTAAATATCGATTTGTAATCGACGTTGCCAATACTCTCAAATCTTCCGCCTAA